In Thiobacter sp. AK1, the following proteins share a genomic window:
- a CDS encoding rhodanese-like domain-containing protein produces the protein MTLSEILARAQERARAAHLPYEGALTPVEAWQVLRQAPRARLVDVRSRAEWDLVGTIPGAVQIEWQTYPGWHANPYFLQQLKQAVDQESLVMFICRSGSRSHKAAEAATRHGWLDCYNVLEGFEGDRDRLTQQRTVNGWKKAGLPWVQS, from the coding sequence ATGACCCTGAGCGAAATCCTGGCTCGGGCCCAGGAGCGGGCGCGGGCCGCCCACCTGCCCTATGAGGGAGCGCTCACCCCGGTGGAGGCTTGGCAGGTGTTGCGGCAGGCTCCCCGTGCCCGCCTGGTGGACGTGCGTAGCCGCGCGGAGTGGGATCTGGTGGGGACCATTCCCGGCGCGGTACAGATCGAGTGGCAGACCTACCCCGGCTGGCATGCCAATCCCTACTTTCTGCAGCAGCTTAAGCAGGCGGTGGACCAGGAATCTCTGGTCATGTTCATCTGCCGCAGCGGCAGCCGCTCCCACAAGGCAGCCGAGGCGGCCACCCGCCACGGTTGGCTCGACTGCTACAACGTTCTCGAGGGTTTCGAGGGTGACCGCGACCGGCTCACCCAGCAGCGCACGGTCAATGGCTGGAAGAAAGCGGGCCTGCCGTGGGTGCAGAGCTGA
- the mtgA gene encoding monofunctional biosynthetic peptidoglycan transglycosylase, which produces MLKAIWRWLWRGLAVALLGVLLLQVWFLLHVWWYVDHNPSTTAFMERRLAELQAKLGEDAELKHKWVPYDQISIHLKRALIAAEDAKFPAHDGFDFEGIEKALEKNEKKGRVVAGGSTISQQLAKNLFLSGERSYLRKAQEAVITLMLEKMMTKRRILEIYLNVIEWGEGVYGAEAAARHYFHTSAARLNPFQAARLAAMVPRPRYFEKRPNSPYLARQTARILARMNQVTVPK; this is translated from the coding sequence ATGCTGAAGGCGATCTGGCGCTGGCTGTGGCGCGGCCTGGCGGTGGCGCTGCTGGGGGTGCTGCTGCTGCAGGTGTGGTTCTTGCTCCACGTGTGGTGGTACGTGGACCACAATCCCAGCACCACTGCTTTCATGGAGCGGCGGCTGGCCGAGTTGCAGGCCAAGCTGGGCGAGGACGCCGAACTCAAGCATAAGTGGGTGCCCTACGATCAGATTTCGATCCACCTCAAGCGCGCGCTGATCGCGGCGGAGGATGCCAAGTTTCCGGCGCACGATGGCTTTGATTTCGAGGGCATCGAGAAGGCCCTGGAAAAGAATGAGAAGAAAGGGCGCGTGGTGGCGGGCGGCTCCACCATCAGTCAGCAACTCGCCAAGAACCTGTTCCTGTCCGGCGAGCGTTCCTACCTGCGCAAGGCCCAGGAAGCCGTCATCACGCTCATGCTGGAGAAGATGATGACCAAGCGCCGCATCCTGGAGATCTACCTGAACGTGATCGAGTGGGGCGAAGGCGTCTATGGGGCGGAGGCCGCCGCGCGCCATTATTTCCACACCAGCGCCGCGCGGCTCAACCCCTTCCAGGCGGCGCGCCTGGCGGCGATGGTGCCCCGCCCGCGCTATTTCGAGAAGCGCCCCAATTCCCCCTACCTGGCGCGCCAGACGGCACGCATCCTGGCACGCATGAACCAGGTGACGGTGCCGAAATAG
- a CDS encoding cation diffusion facilitator family transporter: protein MSPASFTDSRNITPEERYRATQRVTWVSVAANLLLTLLQIIVGYLGRSQALVADGLHSASDLLSDFLVLFANRHGSRGADANHPYGHARIETAATLALGAMLMGLGAALLWGAGVRLGNPAAIQPVHVATLYIALITLAGKEALFRYMMVVARRLRSQMLVANAWHSRSDAASSLLVVLGISGNLLGYRFLDLVAALLVAFLIIRMGWKMAFQALSELIDTGLSEEEVAAIRATLEGTPGVRGLHELRTRRMGDQALVDAHVLVDERISVSEGHHIAERARKRVLEHHDVLDVMVHVDPEDDALVKPSAHLPPREALLARLRAALGETLPEPQRVQFHYLDGQVEVEILLPENLCADPARIEALRSRIQTLKTQDPLFRAIRVHADYPQIGA, encoded by the coding sequence ATGTCACCCGCGTCTTTCACCGATAGTCGCAACATCACGCCCGAGGAACGCTATCGCGCCACGCAGCGCGTCACCTGGGTCAGCGTGGCCGCCAACCTGCTGCTCACCTTGCTCCAGATCATCGTGGGATATCTGGGCCGTTCCCAGGCGCTGGTGGCCGATGGCCTGCATTCAGCTTCCGACCTGCTCTCGGATTTCTTGGTGCTGTTCGCCAACCGCCACGGCAGCCGCGGCGCCGACGCCAACCATCCATACGGTCATGCGCGCATCGAAACAGCCGCCACCCTGGCGTTGGGCGCGATGCTCATGGGCCTGGGCGCGGCGCTCCTTTGGGGAGCAGGGGTGCGGCTGGGGAACCCCGCCGCGATTCAGCCGGTGCACGTGGCCACGCTCTACATCGCCCTAATCACCTTAGCCGGGAAAGAAGCGCTGTTTCGCTACATGATGGTGGTGGCGCGGCGCCTGCGCTCCCAGATGCTGGTGGCCAATGCCTGGCATTCCCGCTCCGATGCGGCTTCCTCCCTGCTGGTTGTGCTGGGCATTTCTGGCAATCTGCTGGGTTATCGCTTCCTCGATCTCGTCGCAGCCTTGCTGGTGGCCTTCCTCATCATTCGCATGGGCTGGAAAATGGCCTTCCAGGCCCTGTCCGAACTAATCGACACGGGCTTGTCGGAGGAGGAGGTTGCGGCCATCCGGGCCACCCTAGAAGGCACGCCGGGGGTGCGTGGCCTGCATGAGCTGCGCACCCGGCGCATGGGCGACCAGGCGCTGGTTGACGCCCACGTGCTGGTGGACGAAAGGATCAGCGTCTCGGAAGGCCACCACATCGCCGAGCGGGCGCGCAAGCGGGTGCTGGAACACCACGACGTCTTGGATGTGATGGTGCACGTGGACCCGGAGGACGATGCCCTCGTCAAGCCCTCGGCCCACCTGCCGCCCCGGGAAGCGTTGCTCGCCCGCCTGCGCGCCGCCTTGGGCGAAACCTTGCCCGAACCGCAACGGGTGCAGTTTCATTACCTGGACGGGCAGGTGGAAGTAGAAATCCTGCTGCCTGAAAACCTCTGCGCCGACCCCGCGCGAATAGAAGCCCTAAGATCCCGCATCCAGACGCTCAAGACGCAGGATCCCCTGTTCCGCGCCATCCGCGTACATGCGGATTATCCTCAAATTGGTGCATGA
- a CDS encoding ComF family protein translates to MLSFLNNCSQLVQSDCVLCGAPTAQGQVCPRCGAALPVSSGGCPVCAGPGEDRICGDCLREPPPYTRCIAALRYEFPADELIQALKYRGALALAPILAEWLARAVAHAPRPDLIIPMPLFPARARARGFNQATEIARPLAHRLGVRLDTTSLSRIRDTAPQAQLSLPERRRNVRDAFACARTVAGLHVALVDDVMTSGATLREAARALKRAGAAEISLWVVARALPRK, encoded by the coding sequence ATGCTATCCTTTTTGAACAACTGCTCACAACTTGTGCAGTCGGACTGCGTCCTGTGCGGCGCGCCCACCGCCCAAGGCCAGGTGTGTCCCCGCTGTGGCGCCGCCCTGCCGGTTTCCAGCGGTGGCTGCCCAGTGTGCGCGGGCCCGGGCGAAGACCGCATCTGCGGTGACTGCCTGCGCGAGCCGCCGCCATACACCCGCTGCATCGCCGCCCTGCGCTACGAATTCCCTGCCGACGAGCTGATCCAGGCGCTTAAATACCGAGGCGCGCTCGCCCTGGCACCAATACTCGCCGAGTGGCTCGCGCGCGCTGTGGCCCATGCGCCGCGCCCGGACCTCATCATCCCCATGCCGCTGTTTCCCGCGCGTGCGCGCGCCCGGGGCTTCAACCAGGCGACGGAAATCGCCCGCCCGCTGGCGCATCGCCTGGGCGTGCGCCTGGACACCACGAGTCTTTCGCGTATCCGCGACACCGCCCCCCAGGCTCAGCTTTCTCTGCCGGAGCGCCGTCGCAACGTGCGCGATGCCTTCGCCTGTGCCAGGACCGTGGCCGGTCTGCACGTGGCCCTGGTGGATGACGTCATGACCAGCGGCGCCACCCTGCGGGAAGCGGCGCGGGCGCTCAAACGCGCGGGCGCCGCGGAAATCAGTCTGTGGGTCGTGGCCCGCGCCCTACCGCGAAAGTAA
- the aroE gene encoding shikimate dehydrogenase, with product MTDRYAVFGNPIAHSLSPRIHAAFARQTGQDMVYEARLAPLNGFIDALEAFRAEGGKGANVTVPFKVDAFHYAQTLSERARLAQAVNTLKFEGEHILGDNTDGAGLVRDITANLGLGIRAKHVLLLGAGGAARGVILPLLQEGPARLFIANRTPEKATALAAQFGALGPVTGGGFDAITGAFDIVINATSTGLSDEMPPLPGRVFAPGALAYDMMYGKETPFMAFARAQRARVVDGLGMLVEQAAESFFWWRGVRPETAPVIAQLRK from the coding sequence ATGACCGACCGCTACGCCGTCTTCGGCAATCCCATTGCCCATAGCTTGTCTCCCCGTATCCACGCCGCCTTCGCCCGGCAAACGGGGCAGGACATGGTCTATGAGGCGCGGCTTGCGCCCCTTAATGGATTCATCGATGCCCTGGAGGCTTTCCGGGCCGAGGGCGGCAAGGGTGCCAACGTCACCGTCCCCTTCAAAGTGGACGCCTTTCACTATGCCCAGACGTTGAGCGAGCGTGCCCGCCTTGCCCAGGCGGTGAACACGCTCAAGTTCGAAGGCGAGCATATCCTGGGTGACAACACCGACGGTGCCGGCCTGGTGCGCGACATCACCGCCAACCTCGGGCTCGGGATCCGCGCAAAACACGTGCTGCTCCTGGGCGCAGGCGGCGCGGCGCGCGGCGTGATCCTGCCCCTGCTGCAAGAAGGTCCGGCACGGCTGTTCATCGCCAACCGCACGCCAGAAAAGGCCACGGCGCTGGCCGCCCAGTTCGGCGCCCTGGGCCCGGTCACAGGCGGCGGTTTCGACGCCATCACGGGCGCCTTCGACATCGTGATCAACGCCACTTCCACCGGCTTGAGCGATGAAATGCCGCCGCTGCCGGGGCGCGTCTTCGCGCCGGGCGCGCTCGCCTACGACATGATGTACGGCAAGGAAACGCCCTTCATGGCCTTCGCCCGGGCCCAGCGCGCGCGCGTGGTCGACGGCCTTGGCATGCTCGTGGAACAGGCCGCGGAATCCTTCTTCTGGTGGCGCGGCGTGCGCCCGGAAACGGCCCCGGTCATCGCTCAATTGCGCAAGTAG